The Streptomyces sp. NBC_01255 genome window below encodes:
- a CDS encoding alpha/beta hydrolase, which yields MYPMAPLVRTVLNLAARVAPGPAGRLAFHLFVRPLGRARQRPEEQTLFAAARTERLHVRGKDVVTYAWGDGRRPVLLVHGWSSRASRLTAFAEALLERGYSPVAFDAPGHGESSGKASNIIEYRAVIKELHARHGDFDAVVAHSFGVLATHLALRDGVRVGRFVGLGGVGSFTMLLAGFRAGFGVDELVIRRMRAHVERRVAPGEPGIWDRLDADRAAAELALPVLLFHDEGDDMVPVVQARRLARAHGDRARLVVTRGLGHRRILTDPGVVAEAVEFATAGSEPEPAVTAPEGRTAPEDRIATG from the coding sequence ATGTACCCGATGGCTCCGCTCGTACGCACCGTTCTGAACCTCGCCGCCCGCGTCGCCCCGGGACCGGCCGGCCGCCTGGCCTTCCACCTCTTCGTCCGCCCGCTGGGCCGGGCCCGGCAGCGGCCCGAGGAGCAGACACTCTTCGCCGCCGCCCGTACGGAACGCCTCCACGTCCGGGGCAAGGACGTCGTCACGTACGCCTGGGGCGACGGGCGCCGGCCCGTCCTGCTCGTCCACGGCTGGTCCTCGCGCGCCTCACGGCTCACCGCCTTCGCCGAGGCCCTGCTCGAACGCGGCTACAGCCCGGTCGCCTTCGATGCTCCGGGCCACGGCGAGTCCTCGGGCAAGGCGAGCAACATCATCGAATACCGCGCCGTCATCAAGGAGTTGCATGCCCGGCATGGGGACTTCGACGCCGTCGTCGCCCATTCCTTCGGCGTCCTCGCCACCCACCTCGCCCTCCGCGACGGCGTCCGCGTCGGCCGCTTCGTGGGGCTCGGCGGCGTCGGCTCCTTCACCATGCTCCTTGCGGGCTTCCGGGCCGGCTTCGGCGTGGACGAGCTGGTGATCCGGCGTATGCGCGCCCACGTCGAGCGACGGGTCGCGCCCGGCGAGCCCGGGATCTGGGATCGGCTCGACGCCGACCGGGCAGCCGCCGAACTCGCCCTCCCCGTCCTGCTGTTCCACGACGAGGGCGACGACATGGTCCCGGTCGTCCAGGCACGCCGGCTGGCCCGCGCCCACGGCGACCGGGCCCGGCTCGTCGTCACCCGGGGCCTCGGTCACCGGCGCATCCTGACGGACCCCGGAGTCGTGGCCGAGGCCGTGGAGTTCGCGACCGCCGGATCCGAGCCGGAGCCGGCGGTCACGGCGCCCGAGGGCAGGACCGCGCCCGAGGACAGGATCGCGACAGGCTGA
- a CDS encoding ATP-dependent DNA ligase codes for MDLPVMPPVKPMLAKSVKRIPPGMQYEAKWDGFRAIVHRDGPELVIGSRTGKPLTRYFPELVEALATRLPERCVVDGEIVIEHDGHLDFDRLSERIHPADSRVRMLAETTPARFVAFDLLALGDDSLLDVGMSERRAALERVLDGVDAPVHLAPATRDVEVAARWFEQYEGAGLDGVIAKPLDLPYRPDARLMYKIKHERTADVVVAGYRFHKSGPVVGSLLLGLYDDRGVLQHVGVCAAFTAARRAELVEELEPLRMDPPDGHPWAAWTDESAHEGARLPGAPSRWSGKKDLSWVALRPERVCEVGYDHMEGDRFRHTAQFKRWRPDRTPESCGYGQLDEPVSYDLTEILS; via the coding sequence ATGGATCTGCCGGTGATGCCGCCCGTGAAGCCGATGCTCGCCAAGTCGGTGAAGCGGATTCCGCCCGGGATGCAGTACGAGGCGAAGTGGGACGGCTTCCGCGCCATCGTCCATCGCGACGGGCCGGAGCTCGTCATCGGCAGCCGTACCGGCAAGCCCCTGACCCGGTACTTCCCCGAGCTGGTCGAGGCGCTGGCGACCCGGCTGCCGGAGCGCTGCGTGGTCGACGGCGAGATCGTGATCGAGCACGACGGCCACCTCGACTTCGACCGGCTCAGCGAGCGCATCCATCCGGCGGACTCCCGGGTCCGCATGCTCGCGGAGACCACTCCGGCGCGGTTCGTCGCCTTCGACCTGCTCGCCCTCGGGGACGATTCGCTGCTGGACGTGGGGATGAGCGAGCGGCGGGCGGCCCTGGAGCGGGTCCTCGACGGGGTCGACGCCCCGGTCCATCTGGCACCCGCGACCCGGGACGTCGAGGTCGCCGCCCGCTGGTTCGAGCAGTACGAGGGCGCCGGGCTCGACGGGGTGATCGCCAAGCCGCTCGACCTGCCGTACCGGCCGGACGCCCGTCTCATGTACAAGATCAAGCACGAACGGACGGCCGACGTGGTCGTGGCCGGCTACCGCTTCCACAAGAGCGGACCGGTGGTCGGTTCGCTGCTGCTCGGCCTGTACGACGACAGGGGCGTCCTCCAGCACGTCGGCGTGTGCGCGGCCTTCACCGCCGCCCGGCGCGCCGAGCTCGTCGAGGAGCTGGAACCGCTGCGCATGGATCCGCCGGACGGCCACCCGTGGGCGGCGTGGACGGACGAGTCCGCGCACGAGGGCGCCCGGCTGCCGGGTGCGCCGAGCCGCTGGTCGGGCAAGAAGGACCTGTCGTGGGTGGCGCTGCGGCCGGAGCGGGTGTGCGAGGTCGGGTACGACCACATGGAGGGCGACCGCTTCCGCCACACGGCCCAGTTCAAGCGCTGGCGCCCGGACCGGACGCCGGAGTCCTGTGGCTACGGGCAGCTGGACGAGCCCGTCTCGTACGACCTGACGGAGATCCTCTCGTAG
- the ligD gene encoding non-homologous end-joining DNA ligase: protein MAGKAAAMELEVGGRTVRVSNPDKVYFPEPGYTKLDMVTYYLTVGDGITRALRNRPTTLERYPDGVTGESFFQKRAPKYLPDWIPTAHITFPSGRSADEMCPTEPAAVLWAANLGAVTFHPWPVRREDTDHPDELRIDLDPQPGTEYADAVRAAHELRSVLDEHGLRGWPKTSGGRGIHVFVPIVPDWTFTQVRRAAIACGRELERRMPEQVTTKWWKEERGERIFVDYNQTARDRTIASAYSVRPRPHAPVSAPLRWDEIDDAVPRDFDIRTMQLRYAELGDVHADMDGERFSLESLLELARRDEAEHGLGDLPYPPEYPKMPGEPKRVQPSRAKKEPSEEA from the coding sequence ATGGCAGGCAAGGCAGCAGCGATGGAACTGGAAGTCGGCGGCCGGACCGTGCGGGTCTCGAACCCGGACAAGGTGTACTTCCCCGAACCCGGCTACACCAAGCTCGACATGGTCACCTACTACCTCACCGTCGGAGACGGCATTACCCGCGCCCTGCGGAACCGGCCCACCACCCTGGAGCGCTACCCCGACGGGGTGACCGGCGAGTCCTTCTTCCAGAAGCGGGCCCCGAAGTACCTGCCCGACTGGATCCCCACCGCCCACATCACCTTCCCCAGCGGCCGGTCGGCCGACGAGATGTGCCCCACCGAGCCGGCCGCCGTGCTCTGGGCCGCCAACCTCGGCGCCGTCACCTTCCACCCCTGGCCGGTACGGCGGGAGGACACCGACCACCCCGACGAGCTCCGCATCGACCTCGACCCGCAGCCCGGCACGGAGTACGCAGACGCCGTCCGTGCCGCCCACGAGCTGCGCTCCGTCCTCGATGAGCACGGACTGCGCGGCTGGCCGAAGACCTCGGGCGGCCGCGGGATCCACGTCTTCGTACCGATCGTGCCCGACTGGACCTTCACACAGGTCAGAAGGGCCGCCATCGCCTGCGGCCGGGAGCTGGAGCGACGCATGCCGGAGCAGGTCACCACGAAGTGGTGGAAGGAGGAGCGCGGGGAGCGGATCTTCGTCGACTACAACCAGACCGCCCGGGACCGGACCATCGCCTCCGCCTACTCGGTACGTCCGCGCCCGCACGCGCCCGTCTCGGCGCCGCTGCGGTGGGACGAGATCGACGACGCCGTGCCGCGCGACTTCGACATCAGGACGATGCAGCTCCGGTACGCCGAACTCGGCGACGTCCACGCCGATATGGACGGCGAGCGGTTCAGCCTGGAGTCCCTGCTCGAACTGGCCCGGCGGGACGAGGCGGAGCACGGGCTCGGCGACCTGCCGTATCCGCCGGAGTATCCGAAGATGCCGGGCGAGCCGAAGCGGGTCCAGCCGAGCCGCGCGAAGAAGGAGCCGTCCGAAGAGGCGTGA
- a CDS encoding TetR/AcrR family transcriptional regulator, which yields MSGSTGSTTGTRTGTATGSGTGTKTDGRVERGNQTRRLVLGRTMDIASVEGLEGLSLGRIATELELSKSGVFALFGSKEELQLATIRAAVAVFAEQVVAPLKDVPPGASRVRALCRNWLTYSSGRVFSGGCFFYAVSAEFDARTGPVHDAVARARLDWNAYMERTLSEARAVGDFTEDLDVEQLAFEVIALMEAANAQSVLLGDTRAYGRAERGVTARLRSSATDRGRAALADPA from the coding sequence ATGAGCGGCAGCACCGGAAGCACCACGGGTACCCGCACCGGCACGGCCACAGGATCCGGCACGGGCACCAAGACGGACGGACGTGTCGAGCGCGGCAACCAGACGCGACGCCTCGTCCTCGGCCGGACCATGGACATCGCGTCCGTCGAAGGCCTCGAAGGCCTGTCCCTCGGCCGGATCGCGACCGAGCTGGAGCTGAGCAAGAGCGGCGTCTTCGCGCTCTTCGGCTCCAAGGAGGAGCTCCAGCTCGCCACCATCAGAGCCGCCGTCGCCGTCTTCGCCGAGCAGGTCGTCGCCCCCCTGAAGGACGTGCCGCCGGGGGCATCGCGCGTGCGCGCCCTGTGCCGGAACTGGCTCACGTACTCCTCGGGGCGGGTCTTCTCGGGCGGCTGTTTCTTCTACGCGGTCTCGGCCGAGTTCGATGCCCGTACGGGTCCGGTGCACGACGCCGTGGCCCGCGCCCGCCTCGACTGGAACGCGTACATGGAGCGGACCCTGTCGGAGGCCCGTGCGGTGGGCGACTTCACCGAGGACCTGGACGTGGAGCAGCTGGCCTTCGAGGTGATCGCCCTCATGGAGGCGGCCAACGCGCAGTCCGTGCTGCTCGGCGACACCCGCGCGTACGGCCGCGCCGAGCGGGGCGTCACGGCCCGGCTGCGTTCCTCGGCCACGGACCGGGGCCGCGCGGCACTCGCGGATCCGGCCTGA